CATATCTGCCTCCTAACCGACATtgaaaaacacaaacaaccaaataaATGTGGTTACATGAATTGCTTGTTGAAAATTAGGGTGGTGGAAAAGGAGACACTTGAAATCATCACCACAATCTTAATCAAAGACAACATCATGTGTTTCCCACATTGCACTAAGTGGTTTTATACTTGGGTGTTTGGGAGTTTGGAGAATTGGACTTTAAGCGGTTAAGCCTAACAAGGAGATAGCCTAATACCATGttcattttctgtttctttaatttgattatTCAATGACCCCTTTCCATATCTAGAATAcccaataaattattattatttttttaaaaaagaagcaaataagTTGGTCCTCATAAGAACATGATTCATAACTGCATATCagatattttataaattggTTTGAATTACAGGCAATTCAAGCAATCTCACAAAGAGAGGGATTGTGGAGCCTACTTGACTCCAGGCAAAGCTAAGATTATTCTGACAGCGTATGATAACAGcagaaactaaaaattgaattttgaaaagtgaatccaggaataaagaaaataacaaatagggaaaagaaaaatcttgatTGCCCCAGTCAATCCACAAGCTATGGATTGATTGTCATAAATTTACCATCTGTAAAATAACAGTTTGGTCAATTTTTTCCTGCATCACTACCTACCTAATAACCATGGATCGGGATCTCTTACAATTGACTGTCCAAATTACACGCAATTCAGGTAGCTCCACAGATAAAGGAAATGCAAAGCCTACCTGTTTGATAACCATGGATCAGAATCTCTTATAACATGCAATTCAAACAACCCCACAAGACAACAGAGCCTTCTGGTCCGAATACCAATTATGAAAATGCAACTAAACTTAATTTCACCTTGAAGTAAATTTGGGAGATACTATCAATATGGTGTGAATCATGTGTATCAAAATGAAGAAGCTCATTGAATACCATTCTCTTGTGACTCAAAGCTAAAACTTTTGTGCTGTAAAAGCATAATTGAAGCTCCTCAATGCCAATTGACCTCCAGCTTGATTTTGGGTTCCAGTCCAGAGTCCAATCATTTAGTGGTTGAAAAAAGGCAAAATGAAAACCCATTGCCCTCTTTGCCTCTATTGGGCAATGGGCCTGAACTAGACAACTAATAGTAGGTCAAAGAGTTAGAGCCACCACTGTTGTGTTTGGGATCCAGCTCGAGTTCCCCATGCTTTTCTGGTTTCAAAATCATCACCTTTGTCTTTTCTTCTTGCACAAGAGGAACACCATTAAAATCAATGGTAAAGATCTATGATTTAATTGGTGGGAAATGAGGAGAACAGAAAAACAGAGAATTATTAACTTTACTCGAACTATaatctaaacaaaataattactcAAGATAGTACAACCAATTAGGTGTCACATTTTATTaagcaatttttctttttcattttttctcttataataaaacaaaagtcatTAATCAGTTTAAATCTTATCTTCTGTTTATGTGAGCCAAGACTCATTCCATTAAGATAAAAGATCTATTACAATTAGTATGTGTGAATTTCACAGAAAATTAGGGGATATGATTTCTTATgatagattttaaaattacgtGAATTTAGGTCGTTTCTTGCACCAAACAACTTGGAAAATGCTACATGTTGAAAATGGGTACCATGTTCCGAGGCAGCCAAAAAAATTTACCCTCAAAAGACTTATTCTTCACTTCTAAAGAgacattccaaaaaaaaaaaaaaaacaaaaaacaagttttTGCTCAAAACTTTTCTATAGGATAAAATACAAGAACCCGATGAAAATATAATCAATTCTCATTGGTAATATGAAGCATTTTCAAGCTGTTCGAtgcaaaaaaaaatgacaccaGTTCACTTAATTTTagaatttacattttctttaaaattgtagagaGTCGTTATCCAAGATTTGGTGTTTATCTTAGACAAGATTCATTCCATGTAGATAAGAAAAGATTTACTACAATTAGAGCCTTGTCTGGCAAATGATTTTACATTTGTTACTGTAATagaaagtgattgatgtgatataaagttttgaattttttatatgaaaaaaattgaaaaagttttgttttgtagtgattggGTAAAGTCTTAAGCTATTGAAGTTATTCGGTGGGAGCAAGTGAGTTCTAGAAGCTCTTTCTTAAACCgtctaaattttaataatttttttttttaataagtaattttaataaatttcagGCTGCTTAATTTTTAGGGATGTAAATCCAAAACTTGGGTCTTGGGCAGGTGCTAAACATGTCTTGCAAGCAGACCATGGGCCTTCGGCccagaaaagaagaagatcctGGGCCTtgacccccaaaaaaaaagacgaGAAATAGAAAGAGGACCAAAACGGCGCGTCGAGAGGGTAGTCCTTCGGATCCTTTCACAGACTTCGTTTCGTTTTCACGGCAATCGTCCGATTCTCCGGGAAAACAAGCCCTAGGGTTTTCGAATTCCATGGCTTCCCATTCCCATCTCGAAGAGGTAGTAATAATTCCTACAATCCTTTAGCTATTTATTTTCGTTTATGTtagcttctctttttttttttcttttttttttcttttttttttaacttgaatgTGTTCTGTGAAACTCAGGACGATGATTTCGGAGGCGATTTTCCTGGGACTCACAATGCCAGGCGTTCAGGTTAGTTCGATTTCTCTGTATCCAAACGCTGATTCTTGAAATGTGGTTTTCTTAGtttaaaattgtttaatttatttttttggtacaaAATAATTTAGTGGATAAGAGAAGCTTTGGGGATCTCGAGGACGATGAAGATGATATCTTTGGTTCAAAGAAGGTATTGTTCAGCTTCTATGATTTACATGTCTGTATGTATGCATGTGTGTAGGTTGTCGGTGTaattgtgagagagagattaggAATGAGCTAGTAAATGTTAATGAAGCAATGGGAGATAGTAGGGAGTGTAACTGAGAAGTGTCATGACGAATCGTGATTATAAAGTGTTGATACGTGTTTTGCTGAAAATTTGAGAAGGTTGAGATTGGTGAAGTGAATTTTTTATTCGCAGGGAACTCATAGATTCCTGTCTATTGTTGATCTTCAATGGTTCCAAATCATGAATCTTTTATCCGAAGGAGTGGCACTATTTTGGGGCCTCAAATTTGAATTGGACCATGATACTTTTGTATGCTTCCtcttttgtaatgtttatttagAAGATTGGTATATGATTAGGGACTGActatacttataaaaaaaagaggaCTGACTATATCTCTAAATGTAGTTTGCATGTTGCTTGGACTAGATCTTGAAAATACTGGTTTAAGTATTGTTTTGGACTTAACTGATTTAGGAAACATCTTTTTCTGAGTTGCAAGCCTAATTCTTGGACTCGCCTATTcaattcttgaaaattttacTGGGAGATGAATGGTGTGAGTCTGCCCCATCAATCTTTCATTAGTTATGACTCTGTCCCTCCCATGCATGcctaattcttattttttgaactaaaaaaaaactagaaatgactgaaaaaagaaaagaaaaggattatAGGGTGGTTATTCCTATGATTTGTGGAGATCTGTCACCAATTACTTGAGATTGGGAGAAATCAAGAAGCTCTATGTTAGACACAGGGATGCATTGCATCTGATAAACTTGCATCAGTGATGCATCACCTTTTTCAGGCTCTATGTTTTCTAGTATTTCTCTATAATTCAACATTTGGATTCTTCTTTATTCCACATAATTTCattgtataaattaatattttgcaCACCTTATATGTTTTCAAGTCTTTACCTACCCCGGATGCTGATCTTTCTCGTATTACACTCCTTCTCCGTATGGTATTCTTGTAGCGGATGAATGTCATTTGCATATTTTGAGGATCATCATTTCTTTGTTCAACATGCAGAGTAAAACAAAATTAGATGAAACTGCTCCTGGTGTAGCAACGGGGATGATTTTGTCTCTTCGTGAAAGGTATTGCAAGAAATATGTAATGATTTCTATCTTATGAATGTAATTGTATGCCTTCAATTGTTAGATTGCATCGATCCTTGTTTAAGTCtaatctttattttcttttgcagTCTTCAAAACTGTCAGGATAACCTTGCAACATGCCAAGTATGTATTCATACCTCTCAATTGATACCATCTCTTTGTTCCCTCATTGTCATTCTGTAGGTAGCATCTATCAGTTTAGGTGCTGTTATATGTTAAATGTTGATCTTAAGGGAAATGATTGCTACCACAACATTAGGGAGGAAATTTCACATAGAAATTTAATCTGTACACGTTGTGCAGGGTAGTTATCTTGTTTCTCAGTTTTATATGAGTAAGGTACTTTTTAGAGGAACAAGAAGCCCCTTGGCCAGTAGACAAgtgtttttttaaatctttttatttacgaataatgttgatttttttttttattggtaagttacacaCGCACCCAGTGGGACTTGAACCTATGACCTCACCCTTCACCTTGCAacaaagggaggaagtaccatttcagctaaagctcattggctaatgttgatttttttaaaaaaatattattattattatttttattttctaactatgatcttttaaattttaatgtatGTCAtactgaaaaattgaaaattttggttatactgtaagaattcaaattttaagtATGGTGATTTCTAGCGTTTCAGGGATTCTGACATCAATTAAAACTGTTGAGTATGCTAATTcgtatattttactttttcattagatggttctttcttttttttttaccaattaaAGGGAGGCAATTTCTACCTAATTTGTAACAAATTATGTTATATCAAGGCTAATACCTATCCAACCCATTTCATGAGCCAATTAACAAACCAACATATCTATTTGTTACAAATAATATCTTTGTTGTTGCATTGAAGCCTACGAATGTTGATTAATCTGACCAACGTTAAACTCAGTAACATGAAATTGTTGAATAATTGAAATGAGGTTATTCAGGATTGCACATTGATTGCTAAGATTAGACATTGAGTTTCTGGTAGTAGATCcataatattaagaaaaaaaatgttaggttGTTATAGAAGTCcaaatttcattttgtatcgAATAGTGTGATAAATCATCAGTTGTCCAAAAAtcttaagttgatagaaaatgatgaaattaataatttaaattaatattttaataccctTCCTTGCCAATAGGCTCAAACCCTCTCTCAATAAGTGATACCtaacatgtggaatatttaattaaaatggggaTAAACTATAGAGTTAggcttcaaatttatttattttgctaccatgttaaattaccaattgaCTCAagagcttaagctgataggaaatagtatatttaattgttttaactAATTTTCAACACATTGTTACAAATTTATTGTCTTTAATATCCTCAACATCTTCATAATGTATAAGAATCAATAGTCACCTTAATATTGATTGCTTCACTTACATTCGTAACCCTGATTGTTAACTTCTGTTAAATGTCTTCATATAGCAGTGATTAGTGCATCCTTTTAAGTTATACATATCCTGAAGGGCAAGTCTTCTTGCACTTGGAATGTCAAAAAGCAAATAGGGTTAAAATACATTAAGCTCTTTGAGTATAATCTATAATAACTGGGTTTTTGCAACTTACAAAATATTAACTTCTTCAACTTTGTAAATTCAGATCAATAAACTTCAACAGTAGTAGAGAGGGACACTTAGATAGTTTTCTCAAGGCCACACTTGCACTTGCATCACTTGGGATGTTATCGTGCAAATTTTATAAGTGCTACTCCTTTCGAATTTAAAGTTGAAGAGTTTCATGCTGCCCGCAAAAGTGAATGGTGATTATACTTAATATATGATTCTGCCTTCCCTCCAAACAATTACTCGGTCACTAAAGTATGATTTTGTCAATTCAGGCCGAACTTGAAGCTTCAAAATCTGAGATTCAAATGTGGCATTCTTCATTTCAGAATGAATCGTTCATACCTGCTGGGACTTCTCCTGGTTAGATTTCCTTAAATAGTTcatctattatttatttattttacttatcaagaaaaaattatttatttatttatttatttattatacaGTGTATGTGTAAATGTGCGGTTCTAAGATTTAAGTCCTTTTGTTATTATAAACAATTGATTTTCCCTTCCTTTGTAGAACCTAAATCAGTGATCGATTATCTTCAGACTCTGAAATCCTCTGACGAGTCATTGAGGGAACAGGTTTGGTATTTAATGctacctttttcatttttttcctcatGAAAAGCCACTATTGATTATCTACGATTTCattcatgttttcttcttgttatcAGCTAGAAAAAGCAAAGAGAAAGGAAGCTGCATTCATTGTAACATTTGCAAAACGGGAGCAGGAAATAGCAGAGTTAAAGgtaagaaattttttcttatattttttatactatttCTTGAAGTATGTAGTGTCATTTTGCATCtacgaatttctttttttaatcataacAGAACTCATTCTAAAGAGAAGAGGAACAATTTGAAgagaatttaaaacaaataacagaAATAATAGTCATTGATGAAATTAAAGGAACATAGGACGAATTATAACTTTCATATAGTTCTCTTGCAAAATGGCTCCCTTGGCATGAAGGTCTGTTAGAACATATGCAAGTCTTAAGAAGAtctactatatttttttgtagcaATGTCCTAAGGTTTTTAGATGAAGTTGCATAATTTCAGTAAGCTTCTAGGATTGTGGCTAGCCTATTTATTGAAATAAGAACTGCTTCTCCACAATCCGGAGATAAATTCTCGTGCTAGCTTCCTTTGACCTGATTGAGAGTGATAAACTACTTGTTTAATCTCCTTCAACTTAGGACAAAGTGCTTTAAGCCCAGTAATTAACCTTGAGATTAGCTTTTATGGCATGGCATTTCTTCATTAAAAGTGCTTGGAATTAGCCATAAAAGAGACTGCATGGAATTAGTCCAGATTCCTGGACAAGACATCACCACAATTAAACACAAAACAGTATTTACAAGTGTGGCGTCCCACATCacttgggtatggagatggagatgtgtttatatgtatacttacaccctttatgacaacaatgcgttttaaagcaatgatgatcatgatcccaTCATAATAACACAGTTAAGCGAACTTATGCGAGAGCAGTACCATGATGGGtaacctcctgggaagtctggttcgggGGAGCCAAGAGCGGACAATATTATGTGTCAatggggtggggtgttacaacaAGGGATGCCAAGCAGTAACTGTGCCATTATGGCTTGTGTTAAAGACTTAGAAAATGTATGTGCTGTCTGATATCAAATTATACAGTTGAGTGGTTTCCCTTAAAGGTTTCTCTAATTGATGTGAAGAAAGAAATTTGTGACTTCACCTTCTCCCCTAACttcctttattaaattatccTGAATCTTATTACTCTATGCACTTTGTACACTGCTTGGTTTTCTGCTATGTTGATTACTTGTGTGTAATTTTCTGATTTGATGGCTATCTAAGATCAAATTCATTCTTCAATTTCCAGTCCGCTGTTAGGGAATTAAAAGCGCAACTCAAGCCACCATCAATGCAGGTAACATAAATATATTGTGATTTGCTTTTCTTGGGGAAAGAATTTGTTATTGGGGTATATAATATTCGTGAAATTAGAGGATCAGGAGTTACTATAATTGTTTGTTCAgtatctttcttttattgttgCCAGTTTATCATCTTTGGGATCTGTGTCGCTGATTTTTATGGGGAAGGAATTTAATTTCAACTTCCTTTGTGAGCCATATATTACTTGCGTTGTCACATTTAGCttgttttcttctccttgtATAAGTGTAGAGTACTCACTCACCAAAAGCATAGATTGCCAAGAATCCAAAAGCTCTATGCCTCAAAGTAACATATATGTCGTGGTACATCTACTTCATTAGGGAACCCTTTTTCATGTCAGTTTTGTGAACTGTTATCAGTGATTTTTAAACTTCAGATTTGAGGTTCTTATAGATCAACAATATGCATATCCTTGTCAAATGCATATGCGGCTATAGGTAAAGTTCCTCTTTGTAAATGTTCacaagattttgaaattttgatttttttttgtatgcatATCCTGGCATAAAGGAGAACTTCTTGTTACCAAACCCTAATAAATATCACTTTCAACATAAAATCAATGAATTAACCTGCTTCCTAGACATCTATTTGGCTGGATAAGGATTTGCGGCTGGCTCTCATGTCTCTCTTATGTTGTCATTATCGTTACTCTTCATGAGAGACATTTACAAGCAGCCTGTCCATGCTTTTCAGCTTTGGACAAGTGGTGTCCACATTTGAGATTGCTGGGGTGGTGGGCATTCTGAGAActgaattcatttatttattgagGGTCAGCTACTGTTTTATCAGAAGCATAACCTGTCCTAAGTCCTTCTTTGAAAGCACATGAGAAAAGGTGAGCATCAGTGAGGAAATTCTGAGTTAGTTATTCCTATCTAGGTTTGTGGACTGGCATTTTTTATCTGCGCCATAATTATATTTGATCATCCTATGAAATATACAAGATGTTTTGTTGCTTGTGGTTTAAATGCACATGCTTGATCTTGTATGGCTTATTGCTCCTGTTTCCCAAACTCCCTGTTGTAGTGCTGAATGCTTTATGTGATTACCTTACTGCTATTGTAGTATTGTTTATGAAAGCATCAATGTATttcttgctttgtttttatttctttattctagAAATTTTTATTAGTTATCAATAGAAAACTTCAAACCTGCTATAATGTTTCATTGGAAAAAGAaacatgctcttttttttttagttattttaattaaCTAACTAAATGTGCTAATTTCAAATGGTGGTTAATTTGACAGGCTAGGAGATTATTTCTAGATCCAGCAATTCATGAAGAGTTTACTCGCTTAAAGGTTTGTGTCTGAAAGCCAGTTGAAAGCAATCTTTTGCTTCACTTGATGCTTTACATGGatatctttttttccttttgatctTGTTGAGTCTAATAGTTTATATTGTATGAGCCATTATTTGAAACTCTCCCATAAGATACGGTTGTTATTACCCCTGGGTATGCATgtgctccttttctttttggttataaacagcaaaaacttcattgcaaaaagagaaatgcaTGCAAAGGAAGATATCTCTTACTGCAAGAAGGAAGGAATTGATAAGGAGGTTGACAAACGAATTGTAAAAGAAAAGCACTCTATGGGAGAAGAAAATCATGTATACTTCTATCACAAATGACCTTCACTTGCTCGCCTATGAGTGGAAAAAGATGTCACATTACTCTGAATATATTATGTACATTATATCTTCTGTCATTTTattcatgtcaaaaaatatatatcccCTGCTGTTTTCTCCCATATGTGATTATGATTGCAGTTAATGGTTTTAAGATTTCTGATTTGAAGTTATAATTGTGTTGTATGCTGTTACTTTAGACCGCCCCAAAGTGGCTACATAAATGTGCGTTTTGCATTTTGACAAGTCTGTTTACGTTTTCTTTGTGATGCCATTATGCTAGAATTTGGtggaggagaaggagaaagagtTGAAGGAGAAGCAGGATACTATTTCTGCTCTCAGTTTTACTCCACAAAGCAAGATGGGCAAGATGCTTATGGCTAAATGTAGGACCCTGCAAGAGGAAAATGAGGAGATTGGAAATCTGGCTTCTGAAGGAAAGGTGTTGCAATCGTATTTGCATTATAGTACATGTTATTGTACTTCTCATTTCtattaattttctgtttttgggttGATATATGGTATATCCTAAGAAACAGTTTTGCTGCtgattttgtattgataataAGAAATGATTACAGAAATTACTTGAACGCAATGATAGGCACCCACCTAAGTAAAACCAATTTGATGCAGTCTGTAATATGATGCTGagcaaaatattttatgtttccAGAAtttattgattgattgattgattttcatATTATGCTAAACTCttgaataatttttcttttctctgtgttttttttgtCTACAGATGCATGAATTAGCAATGCAACTTGCATTGCAGAAATCTCAAAATGCCGAACTCAGAAATCAATTTGAAGGTCAGTAATATATCAATTGCATGTATATTTATCACTTTGGCTTGGTTTCACTTAGGATGCATGCCAAAGTGAATTAATAGACTAGTCATTTATGGTTACATGAACATAATAATACCTTTGTACCACTTTTTGAAATTAAACCAACTTAGTAATTAGTTACTAAACAATGTTTAATTGATTGAAGCTTTCTTGAGAATGTTTTAACATTATCAATCCTCTTTTAAGGAGAAGGCAATCAGTTTTTAATTTAGACCTTTAGAATATTCATTTCTAATGAATAAGATGCATCCCTAATATCCGTTTTCTTTATAGCCAATTGCTAGAGTTATGAACCCACCCCAATTCCAATCCAGACTGAACTGGAATTGCCGTCATAATTAATCTCCAGTTCCAGTTTCTTTAGCATCACACAATTTATTAGCCTTTGTGCTCATTTATTTCAAAGGGAAACAAGGGTGATTGTTGAGGGTATACTTCAATTGAAATCATTTTGTACATGAAATTGAAGTAACGTTGTTCTACCAATGGTTTGTAAAAGTCATGCTGTATTGATCCTCTTTGCTCCATTGCATACAGGTCTGCACAAACATATGGAGGGGCTGACAAATGATGTGGAAAGATCAAATGAAATggttttcatctttctttcctttcttaatTTACGTGGGGTGTATTGTgctgtttgtttatttatgctTATATATGATGATAccaatttatttatgttttcatctttcatttcttatttatttatgtattatacCAATTTTCTGGGAAAAATGATAACTTGTATTTGATGATCAGTGCTGTATGATTGTCTTTATTGGATATTAATAC
This genomic interval from Corylus avellana chromosome ca3, CavTom2PMs-1.0 contains the following:
- the LOC132174786 gene encoding FKBP12-interacting protein of 37 kDa yields the protein MASHSHLEEDDDFGGDFPGTHNARRSVDKRSFGDLEDDEDDIFGSKKSKTKLDETAPGVATGMILSLRESLQNCQDNLATCQAELEASKSEIQMWHSSFQNESFIPAGTSPEPKSVIDYLQTLKSSDESLREQLEKAKRKEAAFIVTFAKREQEIAELKSAVRELKAQLKPPSMQARRLFLDPAIHEEFTRLKNLVEEKEKELKEKQDTISALSFTPQSKMGKMLMAKCRTLQEENEEIGNLASEGKMHELAMQLALQKSQNAELRNQFEGLHKHMEGLTNDVERSNEMVLILQEKLQEKDREVESLKDELHQKSVIEEENTNSAADKKAQDEVMISGESGN